TAGTCCCATCCGTCAAGAAACTTCGTATTCGGGATAAGCCCTTCATCGACGAGAAAACCGTGGAAAAACAATTCGCTCCCATCAACCATCTCAAATCCTAAAAGGTCGGTTTTTTCACCGATATGCCGTTTAATCTTTGTTTCAATGATATTAATTTTACGGGCTTTCACCTGCTCTAACACAGGTGGAGACATCCCGTGGGGTCTACCGTTTGTTAGAATTGTAATTTTATCCGTAAAATCTTGTGCCCCAATCGCTGCCTCGTAGATATAGTCGCCAACACCGAGGAGTGCAAGATGTTCGTTGACATGGAGATGTCCATCACAACGGATGCAGACATGCCACCCTTTTCGATTGCCGGCATAGCGAAATACCGTCGCATACTGCTTATATAAACGCTCAGCATCGGGGTCAAATTCAATATCGGGCCACTTATCATCAAACCCAGCGGCAACGACGATAGTGCGAGATTTAAAAGATACCATTTCCATGGATGTATTTTTTTTCAGTGTTTTTGTAGATGCTTCGAGTTCAAATAGGTCGCCGTTCCGTGTGAGTTTCGCAACCATGCCGTCGCGTATATCAATACCTGTCTTGCGTTTCTCTGAACCCAGCATGAAATCGACGACGGGGCGGCTTTCCATCCATTTCATGAGTTCCTTCGCAAAGTGAGGTCCAATGATACCCGGAAAGACCGGCGCATCTTCAATTTCTACGGACTTTGACCAGTACGCGCGACCCCGACTAAAACTCACCTTTCCTGAGTGCAGCACCAAAACATGCCGCATTTGGTGACTCGCTGAAACGGCGGCTTGCGCCCCCGCAGGTCCCGCGCCAATCACTGCAACGTCGTAAATCGTTTCTTCCATGGTTTTTCTCCTTTTTTAACGCAATTAGTAGTTTTGGGCTTGATTAAATTCGATTTTACGTTTTATTCAGCAATCAGTAGAATTAGGTTTTCAACCGCGGGTCAATAGAACCATAAATCTGCCTAAATTCATTTAATCTGTTTTGGATACTGCTTAGATCGGTGTTGTAATCTTCGACATCAATCATTGATAAAAATTCGTAAGTAATATTTAAATATATTTGAATAGAAAGAATCAAATGAAGAAAAGATATGGTCTTCTCCGCTTTTAAATCGGCCAAATTATTATATTGAGGAAGATCACCATGTCCATTGAACCCTCTCCAATCTAAAGATTGGAGATTCCTTTTGTTCCTCGTGGGAACATTCTCCGCTCAGGCGGAGCAACATCGGCCTTCTAAGCGAATTCCGACGGGCGATGCCATAGTCGCCGCTACTGGGGTGCCTAAACACCCAAGATACTTTTGTCTTATATTAATCGCACCAACGCCATCGCGGTGCCATTCAAACCCACACTTGCATTTGTAGTTACGCTTTTGAGGCTTATTCCTCTTACCACAATTCAAACAAGTCTGTGAAGTATACGCCTCATTAATCACTTCCACTTTGATACCTAAAGCCTTAGCTTTATAGGTTATCAGTTGCGTGATTTTACCAAACGCCCACTGATGCAGCTTTTGATTTGATTTCTTACCGTAATCAATATCATCGCGTATATGCGTTAAATCACCCAAAACAATAGTGCCAACGCCTCGCTCTTCGCAAAGCTTCACAAACTTTGTAGTATGTTTGTGGAGTCCATCGCGTATCTGATTATCTATTTTCTTGATACGTTTCCATTTACGTCGCACCAAATGCCACCATCGATGAGAATGACGCTCACACCTATCAATTTTCTTGTTCATAGACGCGATAACTTTGTTCCTCAACCGGTATAAACTTCTAATATACCGCCCATTGAAAATCTCAGTAATCACACCATCATGAGACACCATAGGATGCACCTCGCCAATGTCAACGCCAACAATACCCTCCGCTTCCGACTCCACACTCTCATCAATCTTGTAGACAAAATGTAACTCATACTGACCCCTGTTATACACAAGATTGATGAGAGCAGGAGCATTCTTTGTATCAAACTTTTCCGGCAAATTCACTACCAAAGACTTACCACGCCTGCCATTAGACAAGACAACCTGCTTACCAAACAAACCCTCTTTGAAACGAATCGCCGACTTCTTCCAAGTGGTTGTTTGAAAGCGTTTCTCTTTATGCGGCGGCCTGGCGGTTTTATCGCCATTGCGACGCAACACCCGAAAACCATACCAATTCTTGAAATATCGCGAACGCACCTCTTGAATACTTTGTGAATGTAGTGGTTGAGACTTACTCAACTGCTTATCCATCCACAATTCACACGCCTTGGCACAAGGAAAGTAACCCCACGAACCATGCATATAGCACCAGACCTCCTGCAACGCCAAACACTCACCCCATACAGACGCTGAGGCAG
The sequence above is drawn from the Candidatus Poribacteria bacterium genome and encodes:
- a CDS encoding NAD(P)/FAD-dependent oxidoreductase — encoded protein: MEETIYDVAVIGAGPAGAQAAVSASHQMRHVLVLHSGKVSFSRGRAYWSKSVEIEDAPVFPGIIGPHFAKELMKWMESRPVVDFMLGSEKRKTGIDIRDGMVAKLTRNGDLFELEASTKTLKKNTSMEMVSFKSRTIVVAAGFDDKWPDIEFDPDAERLYKQYATVFRYAGNRKGWHVCIRCDGHLHVNEHLALLGVGDYIYEAAIGAQDFTDKITILTNGRPHGMSPPVLEQVKARKINIIETKIKRHIGEKTDLLGFEMVDGSELFFHGFLVDEGLIPNTKFLDGWDYQKDEEGLIIANEDMQMLDSSGETIPGLFAAGDIISGERNLIATAFALGQEAGLSASDSLRQWHFPDEEAVEK
- a CDS encoding IS200/IS605 family element transposase accessory protein TnpB, which codes for MRTYKLKIPYSEHLDVLNSASASVWGECLALQEVWCYMHGSWGYFPCAKACELWMDKQLSKSQPLHSQSIQEVRSRYFKNWYGFRVLRRNGDKTARPPHKEKRFQTTTWKKSAIRFKEGLFGKQVVLSNGRRGKSLVVNLPEKFDTKNAPALINLVYNRGQYELHFVYKIDESVESEAEGIVGVDIGEVHPMVSHDGVITEIFNGRYIRSLYRLRNKVIASMNKKIDRCERHSHRWWHLVRRKWKRIKKIDNQIRDGLHKHTTKFVKLCEERGVGTIVLGDLTHIRDDIDYGKKSNQKLHQWAFGKITQLITYKAKALGIKVEVINEAYTSQTCLNCGKRNKPQKRNYKCKCGFEWHRDGVGAINIRQKYLGCLGTPVAATMASPVGIRLEGRCCSA